A stretch of Henckelia pumila isolate YLH828 chromosome 4, ASM3356847v2, whole genome shotgun sequence DNA encodes these proteins:
- the LOC140862749 gene encoding uncharacterized protein has product MNEECSAVLQKKLPTKSHDPGSFSIPCQIGSLLFDNILCDLGSSINLMPYSLAKKLDMENNEPVSISLKFADGSIKYPRRIVENVLVKIDHFIYPVDFVILDMKEDCEVPMILGCHFLAASRALIDVEKGELVLRMNEEQVIFNMLMSATESPTLKFCSAVKFIDVIHDYGDECL; this is encoded by the coding sequence ATGAACGAGGAATGCTCGGCAGTGCTGCAGAAGAAGCTTCCAACCAAATCTCatgatccagggagtttttccaTACCTTGCCAGATTGGCAGTTTATTATTTGATAATATTTTGTGTGACTTGGGTTCgagcataaatttaatgccttattcACTTGCTAAAAAATTAGACATGGAAAATAATGAACCTGTCTCCATCTCtctcaaatttgctgatggatctattaaatatccAAGAAGGATAGTggagaatgtcctagtcaagatagatcACTTTATATatcctgtagattttgttattcttgacatgaaaGAGGATTGTGAGGTGCCTATGATTTTAGGGTGTcattttcttgctgctagtagagcCTTAATTGATGTGGAAAAAGGAGAGTTAGTGTTACGAATGAATGAAGAGCAAGTGATTTTTAATATGCTTATgtcggctactgagagcccaacATTAAAATTTTGCTCTGCTGTCAAATTTATCGATGTGATTCATGACTATGGTGATGAATGTCTATAG